In Candidatus Binatia bacterium, the sequence CTGATGGAGCCACGGACGGTTTGTTGAGGGTTTGCTTCAGGCAACGGGGACTGCGATGAGCGCGGCTCCCAAAAGGGCGCGGGTAGCTGATCCGGATCCTTCCGGCCGTGAGCGGCTGCGGCAGGCCGAAAACCTGGCGGCGTTGAACATCTTGCTGGCCGGGATCGCTCATAACCTCGCGAACCCGTTGGCGGCGATCGGGAATTTTCTCGCATTGGTGCCCGACCAATGGGAGCAGAGCGAGAGCTTTCGAACCGCGGACTACCAGCGCGCTCTGCAGGATTTGAGTCGGGTGCAGGAGCAGATCGAGAGTTTGACCAGGATCGCGGTCGCGCCGGATCTGGAGACGGTCGAACCTTGGCGTGTAGAGACGCTCGCTGCCGAACTTCATCTTTACGCGCTTGGTGCCGCAGCCGAGAGAGGGATTTCGATCGATTACCAGATCGAGCGACCCGAGAACCCGTCCTTGCAGCCGCGTGAGGTCCTCAAGCAGATCTTGATCGTCCTTTTGGACAATGCGATCGGATTTGCTGCCGAAAGTGGCACGGTCCACTTGGGGGTTTCGGTCGAGGCGCGGTCTGACGATATCTGGTTGAAGATGCTGGTTCGGGATGACGGACCGGGCATACCGGCAGCCTCCGTCGAGAGGATCTTCGAGCCCTTCTATTCGACCAGAAACGGCGGAATGGGCATCGGCCTTTTCGTGGGCC encodes:
- a CDS encoding ATP-binding protein, coding for MSAAPKRARVADPDPSGRERLRQAENLAALNILLAGIAHNLANPLAAIGNFLALVPDQWEQSESFRTADYQRALQDLSRVQEQIESLTRIAVAPDLETVEPWRVETLAAELHLYALGAAAERGISIDYQIERPENPSLQPREVLKQILIVLLDNAIGFAAESGTVHLGVSVEARSDDIWLKMLVRDDGPGIPAASVERIFEPFYSTRNGGMGIGLFVGRQLARAYGGDLRLESNGPGASFALMIPLAAP